The sequence GCCGGGCGCGTGGCCCAGGCGAATCTCGCCGTCCACCGCCAGCCGCCAGGAAAGTTCCGGATGGTGCAGCACATAGCGGCCCAGCAGCGCCACCATCTCGCGCACCTCGGCCGCCGCCGGGGCCTGCGCCCGCAGCCGGGCCGGCATGGCTGCGAACAGTCCCTCCACCGCCGCTGTGGTTCCTGCCGGAGCCGAGGCCCGCGCCACCTCGACCGCGTCCCCCTGCGCCGTGAGCAGCGTGGCTCCCACCTGCGCCGCCGGGCGGGTCAGCAGGGTCAGCGTGCCGGCCTGTGCCGCTGCCCAGAGCGCCTCGCCCCGGAAGCCCAGGGTAGACACCTCGTCCAGTCCGCCCGGTAGCTTGGACGTGGCGTGCCGCAGCGGGGCCAGGCCCACCTCGCCAGCGGGAATCCCGCGCCCGTTGTCGCGCACAGCCACCCGGCGCAGGCCGCCGCCTTCGACCTCTATTTCCAGCCGGGTTGCGCCCGCATCCAGCGCATTTTCCAGCAGTTCGCGCAGCACGTCCAGCGGGCGCGACACCACCTCGCCGGCCGCAATCTGGCGGGCGACTTCGGGCGGCAGCAGGCGAATGTGGGGCACATCGGTCATCGGCCCTGACAGGCTAGCGCGGGGAGGCGAGCAGGAGTGTGGTGCCAATATGTTATTTACGTAGCGACCACTCCCAGTCAGCTCTCCCCCTGCCGCTGAAAGAACCAGAAGCTGGAGAAGTACTCCCACAGGTTGCCCAGCCGGTCCACGTCGCCCCCGGCGAACTGGTCAGCGTCGCGCTGCACGGTGTCCAGCATTTCGCGGTAGGGATTGGAGTGAAAACCAGCGGGCGCGGTAGGGTCGGGCGGGTGAGCGGCGTCCCAGGCCTGCGCCGCCGCATCAAGGTCGGTTACAGTTTTGTAGCTGACCAGCATAGGCACGTAAATGGCTCGCCCCTCGTCCATCGCCACGCCGTTGGTCACGAAGTTGGTGGCCGGGTCGCTGTGCGCTCCAGCTTGGCCCAGTAGGGTCAGCCCCTGCTTGACAGCCAGATTGCCGGGGCTGCCGCCCACAAAGCAACTCGCCAGCATCGTCAGCGACAGCAGCAGAGGGGGCCACGGCGAGCGGAGGTTCATACCGCCCACCATAGCCGGGACAACTGAAGCGGGCCTGACGGCATGAGGTGGTTTAACTCTCCTCTGCCCCACTTCCCCGCTTCCACCGGTGCAGCACCGCCAGCGCTTCCAGCGGCGTCAGGCGCGAGAGGTCCAGCGTCGCCAGCTCCTGGCGGATGGCGCGGTCGTCGCCCTGCACGCTCAGGGCCGCCAGCAGCTCGGCGCTGCGGCCCACCACTTGCGCGGGCAGCCCGGCCAGGCGGGCCACCTCGACGCCGTAGCTCTGGCGGGCCGCGCCGGGAATCACCTGGTGGAAAAAGGTGAGGTTGCCGCCCGCCTCTTCGGCGGCCACGTGCAGGTTGACCAGGCCCGGCAGTTCGGCGTCCAGCCGGGTCAGCTCGAAATAGTGGGTGGCGAACAGCGTGTGCGCCCCGCAGCCGTGCAGATGCTCCAGCGCCGCCTGCGCGATAGCGAGGCCGTCCAGGGTAGAGGTGCCGCGTCCCACCTCGTCCAGAATCACCAGGCTCTGTGAAGTCGCCCCGTGCAGGATGGTCGCCAGCTCGGTCATCTCCACCATGAAGGTGGAGCGGCCTCCCGCCAGGTCGTCACTGGCCCCGATGCGGGTGTGAATGGCATCGTAGACGGGCAGCGCGGCACTTTCAGCCGGGACGAACGCGCCAATCTGGTGTAGCAGCGCCGCCAGCGCCACGGTGCGCAGATAGGTGCTTTTGCCGGCCATGTTGGGCCCGGTCAGCAGCAGGGTGTGGCAGCCCGGCCCCAGCGCCGCGTCGTTGGGGACAAAGCTGCCGCCCTGCCCTCCCTGCGACAGCGCGTACTCCACCACCGGATGCCGCGCCTGCGTCAGCTGCAGCTGCCCTGTTTCGTCCAGCACGGGGCGCACCCAGCCGCGCCCGGCGGCCACCTCGGCCAGGGCGGCCAGCACGTCCAGCTCGGCCAGGGCACCGGCCGCTTCGGCCAGGGCGTCGGCATGGGCAGCCAGCGTGGCCCGCAGCTCGGTGAACACTTGCAGCTCCAGCGCCGCCGCTGCCGCGTCCAGCCGGGCAATTTCGCGCTCACGCTCACGCAGGTCGGGGCGGGTAAAGCGGGCGCGGTCCTTGAGGGTCGCCACCTGATGGTAGTCGGGCGGCACGCGGTCCAGGTGGGCGCGGGTCACTTCCAGGTAATAGCCGAACACACCGTTGAAGCCCACCTTCAGGCTGGGGATGCCGGTACGCTCCCGCTCGGTGACTTCCAGGTCGGCCAGATAGGCGCGGTGGGCCAGGGCTTCGGCGCGCAGGGTGTCCAGCTCGGCGCTGTAGCCTTCCCGAATCAGGCCGCCTTCGCCGGCGCGGATGGGCGGCTCGTCCACCAGCGCTCCCCGGATGGCCTGCACCACGTCGGGCAGCGCTTCGAGCCGGGCGCGGACGCCGCCCAACAGGCCGCCGTAAGGGTGCAGCAGCCCCACGGCCTCGGGCAGCAGCTCCAGCGTGCGGGCCAGCGCCGCCACCTCACGCGGAACGGCGCGGCGGGTGGACACGCGGGCGGCCAGCCGTTCCAGGTCGTGGGCGCGGTACAGCAGGGCGCGGACCCCAGCCCGCAGGTCGGCGCGGGCGAACAGGGTTTCCACCCCGTCTTGCCGCGCGGCGATGCTCAGGGCGTCCAGCAGCGGTGCGCGCAGCCAGGCCCGCAGCCGGCGGCGGCCCCCAGCGGTCCGGGTCTCGCACAGCACGTCCATCAGGCTGAGGCCCTGCGGCGAGTGCGGCGCGAACACTTCCAGCGCCCGCAGCGTACTGTCGGGCAGGGCCATGTGCGCCCCGGGCTGAAAGCGGGTCAGCCGCCGCACCATCTCCAGCCGCCCCTGCTGGGTCAGGCGGGCGTAGCCCAGCACGGCTCCGCAGGCGCGCCGCAGCGCCGGCGAATCCAGGGTGCCCGGCAGCTCGCCCAGCACAGCCTGCAGCTCGGCCTCAGCGGCTGCCTCATCGAAGTTGGCCGGCGAGAGCATCACCGCGAACCGGCTCTGGAAATCGGCCAGCAGCGCGCCGTTGCCCGACAGCTCCGGGGCCAGCAGCACCTCGCGGGTGCGCCAGCGCGACAGTTCGTCGTAGAGCGCGGTGCGGGTGTGAAAGGCGGCGCAGCGAAATTCGCCGGTGGACACGTCCAGGAGCGCCAGGGCGTAGCCTTCGCCGGTCGCCACCGCCGCCAGATAGTTTTCGTCGGCACTCAGCCAGCGCGAGTCGGTCAGGGTACCGGGAGTCAGCAGCTGCGTGACCTCGCGGGCCACCAGGCCGCTGCCCGGTTCTTCCACCTGGTCGGCCACCGCCACCCGCACCCCCTGGCCGAGCAGCTTTTCTATCTGGGCGTCCAGCGTCCGTACCGGCACGCCCGCCATCGGCGTGGAAAAGTCCTTGCTGGATTTGTGGGTCAGCGCCAGTCCCAGCAGCCTTGCGGCCCGCTCGGCGTCTTCCCCGAACGTCTCGTAAAAGTCACCCACCTGAAACAGCAGCAGCGCGCCCGGAAACTCTTCTTGCACCTCGTCGCGCATGGCCACGTACTGCTGCAGCATCGGCGGCAAGGTGCCGGAGCCGGTGCCTTTGAGCGTATGGGCCGGAACCTGGGCAGGGGTCAGATTGGAGGACTTGGATGTTCTGGGACGGCCAGCAGGCATTGCCCGATGCTAACGCCCCCACGCCGCCAGAAATGGGAGGCACCCGGTGGTTGGACGGGTGGTTGGTGGGCCGGTGGTTGGTGGGACCGGCGCCCGGCAGCCCAGCGCAGCAGCAGTCACCCTGCCAGGGCCATTGCCCCCACGCCCCGCCGCCTGATAGACTCTCCTTTAGTGTTTCGTGCTTGGTAGGGCCGAGACGCCGGGCCGGCACCCGGAGGTTTCCCGCCTTTGCCGCTTCTGCCCCGAAGCGCAGGCGACGCGCAAACCAACCGCCAACCCCATCTGCCTTCCGGCTGAGCGTCGGCAGCGCAGAAATCCCACTTTTCCACTGGAGTACAAGGTGAAAACCTACATCCCCAAAAACGATGAGCAGAACTGGGTCGTGGTGGACGCCGCCGGCGTTCCCCTGGGCCGCCTGGCGACGCTGGTCGCAAGCCGCATCCGTGGCAAGCACCGCCCCGACTTCACCCCCAACATGATTCAGGGCGACTTCGTGATTGTCCTGAACGCCGAGAAGGTCGTGCTGACCGGCAAGAAGCTGGACGACAAGGTGTACACCCGCTACACCGGCTACCAGGGCGGCCTGCGCACCGAAACCGCCCGCGAAGCCCTGGCCAAGCACCCCGAGCGCGTGATTGAGCGTGCCGTGTACGGCATGCTGCCCAAGGGCCGTCAGGGCCGCGCCATGCACAGCCGCCTGAAGGTCTACGCCGGCGACAAGCACCCCCACGCCCCCCAACAACCCCAGGTTATCGAGGTTCAACATGCCCGCTAATGAACAGTTCTACGGCACTGGCCGCCGTAAGTCCGCCGTGGCCCGCGTGTTCCTGCGCCCCGGCGAAGGCAAAATCACCGTGAACGGTAAGGATTTCCAGAGCTACTTCCAGGGCGTGCTGCGTGCGTTCCAGGCGCTGCAAGGCTTCAAGGAAACCGGCACCGCCGGCCGCTACGACACCGTGATCACCGTGCGCGGCGGCGGCCCCAGCGGCCAGATCGACGCCATCAAGCTGGGCATCGCCCGCGCTCTGGTGCAGAGCAACCCCGACTTCCGCACTGCGCTCAAGCCCCACGGCCTGCTGACCCGCGACGCCCGCGAAGTCGAGCGCAAGAAGTACGGCCTGAAAAAGGCCCGCCGCGCTCCCCAGTTCTCCAAGCGCTAAGATTTCCTTACGCTGGAAAAAGAAATCCCGCCCGCTGGGCGGGGTTTTTTTGGTTGGGTGTAAGGGCATAAAGTATTTCTTAGACCCTCAGACCCTTAGACTTTCAGACCCTCAACCCCTCCAACCACGCCCCCAGCACTTCCGGCCTCTCTATCCTCTCGTCGGCATGCTCGGCCAGCAGTGGCAGGTCGCCCACCTGCACCGCGTAGCCGGCCACCCCGAACATGGCCAGGTCGTTGTCGCTGTCGCCAAAGACGATGGTGCGGGAGAGCGGCACCCCCAGTTCGCGGGCCAGCAACTCTATGCCCGCGCCCTTGTGCGCGCCCTTGGGAGTCACGGTCATCATCTGGGTATAGGGCGGCTGCGCCCCGGTCACGGTAAAGCCGGCCGGGTGCCCGCGCAGGTGCGCGGCGTGCCCCGCCACACCCTCGTGGAAAAAGTTCACTTTCTGGACCCGGCCGCGTGGAATCTCGGCCACGGGCCTGGGGTTGCGGGCCAGCTGCTGGGTGGTGGGCACCTGACCTTCCGGCAGGTCCACGTACATCTGCCCGCCGCTGAACATCATCAGGCGCACGCCCTGCATGCTGTGGGCCAGCACCGCCTCCAGCTCCTCGTCGCTGAAGTACAGGGCCTGCTTGACCGCGCCGCCCACCTCCACGTGGCCGCCGTTTTGGGTAGCAACGCCGTCAAAGGGCACCGCGTCCTCGATGCCCGGGGGCAGCACGTCGCGCCCGGTGATGGCCGCCAGCCGCACGCCCTGTTCGCTGAGGCGGCGCAGCACCGCAGGCAGGTCGGCAGGCAATTCTGGGCGGCCGTCGGGCACCAGGGTGCCGTCGAAGTCGAAGGCCAGCAGCAGCGGCAGGCCCTGCGGCCTGAGCCTTCTCGGTCCGGGCCGGGTCACGCCTGCACCTCCGCGCCCTGCACTTCCGGAGTCGGCACCTCTGGGCTCTGTGCTTCCGGACCCTGTGCTTCCGGGTCGTGGGCTTCCAGACTGTCCGCCAGCGCACAGAGCCAGTCCGCCAGTGCCTGCGGACCGCTGATCTGCTCGTCGGCATGCTGGGCCAGCAGCGGCAGGTCACCTGACTGCACCGCGTAGCCGGCCACCTCGAACATGGCGATGTCATTGTCGGTGTCACCGAAGACGATGGTGCGCTCCAGCGGGATGTCCAGCGCCTCGGCCAGCAGGCTCAGGGCCGCGCCCTTGTGCGCGCCCCGCGGCGTCACGGTGAGGTACTGCTCGTAGGGCGGCTGTGCGCCGGTCAGCACCAGCTGCGGCTGAGTGGCCCGCAGCCGCTCGGCATGACCCGCCACACCGGGGTGAAAAAATCCCACCTTTTCAATGGCGCGGCCCCGGGCCTCTGCCAGTGGCCGGTGCCCCCGCGTGACGATCCAGTCGGGCAACTGCTCGCCTGCGGGCAAATCCAGATACAGTAGGCCTTCCGAATACAGAATCAGGCGGGCACCGTCCAGTTCGTGGGCCAAAATGGCTTCCAGCTCGGCGCCGGTGAACTGTGACGAGCTGTGCAGCTGCCCGCCGATTTCCACCCGGCCCCCATTCTGCGAGGCCAGGGCCGCGAACGGCGCAGCCCCGGCAATGGCGGGCGGCACCAGGTCGCGCCCAGTAATCACGGCCAACTGCACGCCCAGCCGGTGCAGCCGCCGCAGCGCCTGGGCCGTGTCTGCCGGAACTTCGCCCCCCAGCTCCGGCACCAGCGTGCCGTCCAGGTCGAAAGCCAGCAGCAGGGGGAGACGGACTGGCCGCGTACGTTCAGACTTCATGGGTCCCAGTCTAGGCCGGCCGCAAGAGCACCGCGTCAGCGGCCCGTATGACCGTAGCCGCCGGTCCGCACCTCTCCCCCCTCCAGGTCGTCGTCGCCGTCGGCCAGCAGGTAGGGCACGAACACTCCCTGCGCGACGCGGTCGCCGGCCTGGGCCGTGAACGGCTCCGCGCCCAGGTTGCGCAGCGCCAGGATGATGTTGCCGTCGTTGTCCGGGTTGCCGTAATAGTCGGCGTCCACGATGCCCACCGTGTTGGCGAGCACCAGCCCCCGCAGGCCGGCGCTGGAGCGCACGTACAGCTGCAGCACCTCGCCGGGTCCCATGTACGCCTTCACATCGGTCGCGACCCGCACCATCTCGCCGGGGGCCACGGTGAACGCCGCAGGCGTCACGAAATCGTAGCCGGCCGAGTGCCGGGTGCCGCGCCGGGGCAGCGGAATCTGGGCGTCCGGGTGCTGGCGGTACTGAGCGGAAACAAGCTGAAAACCACGCATGAGCAGGAGTCTACGGGGCGGCGCGGCCCAAGAGTAGTCCAGGGGGCCGAATGTCCGCGGCTGAGCGGCCAGAGCCCAAAAAAAGCCCGCCCCCACCAGGAGGACGGGCCTGTCAGGCGAAAAAGCTTAGGCCTGTTCGGTGGTGCCTTCCGCGCCGGCTTCACCGGGAGCGGCTTCGGCAGCCTGGGCGTCGGTGGCGTTGGCCTGCTCGGCCTGGGCCGCTTCGGCAGCAGCCTGGGCTTCTGCCTGGGCCTTGGCTTCCACGGCGGCAGCGTCGGCCTTCTCGCGCTCCACCTTGGCCACTTCGGCGTCCTTCATCACGCGGCTGCGGTCAGACTTGATGCGGGCGGCCTTACCGCGCAGTTCACGCAGGTAGTACAGCTTGGCGCGGCGCACTTTACCGCGCTCCAGCACCTGAATGGAGTCCAGGCGGGGGCTGGAAAAGGGAAACACGCGCTCCACACCTTCACCGAAAGAAATCTTGCGGACGGTAAAGCTCTTGCGGCTGCCCGAGCCGTTGATGGCAATCACGACGCCGTCGAAGGCCTGGTTACGGGTACGGTTGCCTTCCACCACCTTGGTGGTGACGCGCACGGTGTCGCCGGGCTGAAAGTCAGGGAGGCCCTGGCGGATGTGGGGCTGCTCGACGGCGCGCAGGATGTCGCCACGGTTCACTTTGGTCATAAGAACTCCTCTTGGGGTCAGCGGACTGTCTCTGGTGTGGGATTTGGGGTGTACCTGCCGGGCAGCGCGGGGCGGCGGCGGCGGGCCGAGACATTCTTGACGGAACGCACCCATATAGATGGGGCAGACCTTCCTACTATACGCGGCGCGGGGAGCGGGCTCAAGGGGAAGTGGGGGAGCAGTGCGGACATGCTCCGGGCGTTAGGGCGCAGGCAAGCGCCTCTTGTAGCTGCGGCCCGTGCGTCAGCCAGGCATAATGCCCCGCTCCTGGCAGTTCAGCAAAGCGGCCCTCTGGAAGCAGTTCGGCCAATTGCCGCACGAACCAGGGCGGACGGATATCGCGCTCCATGTGCAGGAAGGTCACTGAAACCTTCAAGCGAGCCAATCGTCCCAGAAGCGTAGGTTGCTTGACGTACTGCCGCCAATCCGTGAGAAGAGCCTGCCCAACGGCTCCGTTCCATTCCACACGAAACTCGGCTTCCAAGTGTTTGCTGGCTTGATACGCCGCGCTCCAGTCGCGGTCGTTGTGCCTGCCTGTCCCAGCAAGGCAGACCAGCCGCTGTACGCACCCGGGATACTCAAGGGCATAGGCCAGCCCCAGGTCCGCGCCCCAGGAGTGACCAAGGACACTCCAGCTTCGCAACCCCAGACTTTCGCGGAGACTTTCCAGGTCCGCCAGTTCACCCATGACTCCCTGCGGCTCCCCACTGCTACCACCTACAGCGCGTGGGTCAGGCAAAATACAGTGCCATTCGGGCAACAAATCCGCCACTGGACGCAAATAATTCACGCAGCCAGGACCACCGTAAAGGAGCAACAGCGTGGGGCCAGCGCCAAACCTCCGAACGTGTAAGGCCGTGCCATCAGGGGCGTGTAGGTGCCCTGCCTCAGGCTAAGGCCGGGCCGGAAGGCACACTTCGGCCAAATGGCTTACGCATCAGTCTGTACATATTCACCATCCCAAGCTGTCAGCCAAGCTGGACAGCGCCACCAACGCGGCCCCGGCCCGGCCCTACAATGCCTGACGTGACCCTGACTTCTGCGACCTTACCGCCGCCGGCTATGGGCCAGCCGTTCGGCGTGCTGGACCTGGGCGTGATGCCCTACCGCCAGGCCTGGGACGTGCAGCACCGGTGCCACGCTCAGGTGGCGGCCGGCGGCACACCGACCCTGCTGCTGGTGGAACATCCGCCGGTACTGACCCTGGGCCGCAAGGCCCGCGAGGGCGAGAACATTGTGGTGACCCGCGAGTATCTGACCGGGCAAGGCATCGAGGTGCTGGAGGTCGAGCGCGGCGGCGACGTGACCTACCACGGCCCCGGACAGCTGGTGGCCTACGCCATTTTCCCGGTGGGGCGGCGGGTGCGCGATTTTCTGCGGCTGCTGGAAGCGGCGACCGTGGGAGCGCTGGCCGAGCTGGGCCTGGATGACGCCCGCCCCAATCCCGGCTACGCGGGCGTGTACGTGTCGCCGCGTGATGTGAACGGTCTGACCCGCGACCAGAAAATTGCCAGCATCGGCGTGGCGGTCAAGCAGCATGTGGCCCTGCATGGTATCGGGCTGAACGTGGCGACCAACCTGCACCACTTTGACCTGATTGTGCCGTGCGGGTTGCAGGACACCCAGATGACCAGCGTGCAGCGCGAGTACGACTTGCGCGGCCTGGGCCGCAGCGCCAA is a genomic window of Deinococcus proteolyticus MRP containing:
- the rpsI gene encoding 30S ribosomal protein S9 translates to MPANEQFYGTGRRKSAVARVFLRPGEGKITVNGKDFQSYFQGVLRAFQALQGFKETGTAGRYDTVITVRGGGPSGQIDAIKLGIARALVQSNPDFRTALKPHGLLTRDAREVERKKYGLKKARRAPQFSKR
- the rplS gene encoding 50S ribosomal protein L19 codes for the protein MTKVNRGDILRAVEQPHIRQGLPDFQPGDTVRVTTKVVEGNRTRNQAFDGVVIAINGSGSRKSFTVRKISFGEGVERVFPFSSPRLDSIQVLERGKVRRAKLYYLRELRGKAARIKSDRSRVMKDAEVAKVEREKADAAAVEAKAQAEAQAAAEAAQAEQANATDAQAAEAAPGEAGAEGTTEQA
- a CDS encoding dUTPase (catalyzes the formation of dUMP from dUTP), producing the protein MRGFQLVSAQYRQHPDAQIPLPRRGTRHSAGYDFVTPAAFTVAPGEMVRVATDVKAYMGPGEVLQLYVRSSAGLRGLVLANTVGIVDADYYGNPDNDGNIILALRNLGAEPFTAQAGDRVAQGVFVPYLLADGDDDLEGGEVRTGGYGHTGR
- a CDS encoding alpha/beta fold hydrolase; amino-acid sequence: MLLYGGPGCVNYLRPVADLLPEWHCILPDPRAVGGSSGEPQGVMGELADLESLRESLGLRSWSVLGHSWGADLGLAYALEYPGCVQRLVCLAGTGRHNDRDWSAAYQASKHLEAEFRVEWNGAVGQALLTDWRQYVKQPTLLGRLARLKVSVTFLHMERDIRPPWFVRQLAELLPEGRFAELPGAGHYAWLTHGPQLQEALACALTPGACPHCSPTSP
- a CDS encoding HAD hydrolase family protein, whose translation is MKSERTRPVRLPLLLAFDLDGTLVPELGGEVPADTAQALRRLHRLGVQLAVITGRDLVPPAIAGAAPFAALASQNGGRVEIGGQLHSSSQFTGAELEAILAHELDGARLILYSEGLLYLDLPAGEQLPDWIVTRGHRPLAEARGRAIEKVGFFHPGVAGHAERLRATQPQLVLTGAQPPYEQYLTVTPRGAHKGAALSLLAEALDIPLERTIVFGDTDNDIAMFEVAGYAVQSGDLPLLAQHADEQISGPQALADWLCALADSLEAHDPEAQGPEAQSPEVPTPEVQGAEVQA
- a CDS encoding HAD family hydrolase, translated to MTRPGPRRLRPQGLPLLLAFDFDGTLVPDGRPELPADLPAVLRRLSEQGVRLAAITGRDVLPPGIEDAVPFDGVATQNGGHVEVGGAVKQALYFSDEELEAVLAHSMQGVRLMMFSGGQMYVDLPEGQVPTTQQLARNPRPVAEIPRGRVQKVNFFHEGVAGHAAHLRGHPAGFTVTGAQPPYTQMMTVTPKGAHKGAGIELLARELGVPLSRTIVFGDSDNDLAMFGVAGYAVQVGDLPLLAEHADERIERPEVLGAWLEGLRV
- the mutS gene encoding DNA mismatch repair protein MutS, translated to MPAGRPRTSKSSNLTPAQVPAHTLKGTGSGTLPPMLQQYVAMRDEVQEEFPGALLLFQVGDFYETFGEDAERAARLLGLALTHKSSKDFSTPMAGVPVRTLDAQIEKLLGQGVRVAVADQVEEPGSGLVAREVTQLLTPGTLTDSRWLSADENYLAAVATGEGYALALLDVSTGEFRCAAFHTRTALYDELSRWRTREVLLAPELSGNGALLADFQSRFAVMLSPANFDEAAAEAELQAVLGELPGTLDSPALRRACGAVLGYARLTQQGRLEMVRRLTRFQPGAHMALPDSTLRALEVFAPHSPQGLSLMDVLCETRTAGGRRRLRAWLRAPLLDALSIAARQDGVETLFARADLRAGVRALLYRAHDLERLAARVSTRRAVPREVAALARTLELLPEAVGLLHPYGGLLGGVRARLEALPDVVQAIRGALVDEPPIRAGEGGLIREGYSAELDTLRAEALAHRAYLADLEVTERERTGIPSLKVGFNGVFGYYLEVTRAHLDRVPPDYHQVATLKDRARFTRPDLREREREIARLDAAAAALELQVFTELRATLAAHADALAEAAGALAELDVLAALAEVAAGRGWVRPVLDETGQLQLTQARHPVVEYALSQGGQGGSFVPNDAALGPGCHTLLLTGPNMAGKSTYLRTVALAALLHQIGAFVPAESAALPVYDAIHTRIGASDDLAGGRSTFMVEMTELATILHGATSQSLVILDEVGRGTSTLDGLAIAQAALEHLHGCGAHTLFATHYFELTRLDAELPGLVNLHVAAEEAGGNLTFFHQVIPGAARQSYGVEVARLAGLPAQVVGRSAELLAALSVQGDDRAIRQELATLDLSRLTPLEALAVLHRWKRGSGAEES
- the rplM gene encoding 50S ribosomal protein L13, translating into MKTYIPKNDEQNWVVVDAAGVPLGRLATLVASRIRGKHRPDFTPNMIQGDFVIVLNAEKVVLTGKKLDDKVYTRYTGYQGGLRTETAREALAKHPERVIERAVYGMLPKGRQGRAMHSRLKVYAGDKHPHAPQQPQVIEVQHAR
- the lipB gene encoding lipoyl(octanoyl) transferase LipB, which gives rise to MGQPFGVLDLGVMPYRQAWDVQHRCHAQVAAGGTPTLLLVEHPPVLTLGRKAREGENIVVTREYLTGQGIEVLEVERGGDVTYHGPGQLVAYAIFPVGRRVRDFLRLLEAATVGALAELGLDDARPNPGYAGVYVSPRDVNGLTRDQKIASIGVAVKQHVALHGIGLNVATNLHHFDLIVPCGLQDTQMTSVQREYDLRGLGRSAKMDAAKAALARAFGAAFRDYDFSLPRPSLPPELSSPELSQKESAQ